The genomic window GGCAAGGGCCAGGGCGACAGCCAATTTCCAATTTTCAATCTTTCTTCCCAACTCTCGCTTCGAAGATGAAACGCGATATCACGATTCCAATTTCAGCCATCCTTGTCATCTGCACCTCCGGAGCATTGCTGATCGGCGAGACGCTTCGCGAGCGGCGTTTCCCGGGAAAAGTCGAGCTCACATCGGATAGCCCGGCATGGCAGATTGTCGTATTCCTCGTGATGATGATTGCTGTGATGAGAGCAGTGGTTCTGTGGTTCCAAACGATTTCGGACATCACCAGAACAAGGGGATCCCGGGCCGACCCACGGTATGGCTGGCTGATATGCCACTTCATATTCCCACTCATCACACCTTACTTGTACTACTACTTTCATCGAACTTTATCACGACCGATCATAGCAAAGCTGGAATGCTAGCGCCGCTGGCGCCGTTTTCTGCAAAAGCTGACCGGCAAATGAGGAGCGTGGGCGTTGCGTCCACGCCGTGTCGACCGAAGGTCGACACCCCTTATCCCCTGCCCATTCCGCCCCCGGATGGCTCGGGCATTTTCGTCTCCGTCTTTCGGAAAGTCGTGATGGTCAGACTTGTGGATCAAGCGCTTCGCCTCTCCAGATCAAGCCGTCGTAGAAGTTGGCTCCTTCGGCAATCAACTCATTGATACTACTCCCATCTTTGCGGAAATAGTTTTCACCGAGAGGTCCGCCAGAGATTACCAAGGTATAGGGATCCAGGGTTCTCTCCCCATCAAGCTTCACGAGGACGACGCTGCCTTCAGCGCGCATTTGATCGAGCAACTGCCATCCGATTGCGTCTTCAGACTGCCTGTCATGGCCAAGACCCAGTTGGCTCAAAATTTCAGACACCGATTTCATAGCTCCGATTTTCCACTGCCACTGCGCAGATCAGCCCAAATCCCCCTGAGAATTTACAAGCCGCCTTGCCCGGCGATTCTAACAGCTCCACGACATCTTTCCGCTCTTCATTGGGCAGACGCTTATTCACCCATCCCACGTTCCCAAGATCGCTCACGCCGACAGCCTCACCGACGACGGATCGGGGTCGATGAAGTGGGCCCAGCTTTCGTGGGTGGCGGGGTTTTCGCGGAGGCCGAACATGGGGCGCCAGCGGGGGGCGGCTGGCTTGCGGAGCGGGTGCATGTTCGCCTCGTGCGTCAGCTTGTTCGCCTTGCGCGTGTTGCAGCGGATGCAGGAGGTGACGATGTTTTCCCAGGTGGTGCGGCCGCCCTTGTCGCGCGGCATCACGTGGTCGAGATTCAGGTCGCACTCGCTGAAGACCTTCGCGCAGTACTGGCAGGTGTGCTTGTCGCGCAGGAAGACATTCCGCCGGGTGAAGCGCACCTCCAGCCGTGGCAGCTTCTCGTAGAGCGCCAGCACGATGATCTTCGGCACGCGCAGGGCGAGGCGGACGGTGTGGATCACCTCGTCGATGAGATCCGCCGACGAGTGCTCGATCCACGACCCGAGGTCGTGGGTCCGGAATCGTTCATCGCCCTCGGTCTGCACCACCTGGGCGTGCCCCAGGAACAGGAGCTTGAGCGCGCGGCGGACGGAGCAGGTGTGCACCGGCTGCCAAAACCGGTTGAGGACGAGGACGGGATGGTCAAGATGGCCAGCCATACCTTTTCCCAGCAATTGCCGCGAAAACTAGCAGGATTGCCCCGCGTCGCAAGAAAAAGCTTGGTGACAGGGAGGTTACAAAAGTCCTGCCCCGCGGGGCATGCTGTCATCCCGGGCGAAAGGTGAAAACCGGGCATGCGACTGGAACGTTTCATTGCCCGGCGACTTCTGGCTTGCGGGAGCTGCCGCGAAACCGAAAGTTGTCCGACAGATCCATGAAACTGACTTCCCTCATCGCGTCCGCCCTGCTGGCGCTGCCCCTGTGCCAGGCCGCCGAGCCGGGCTTCACCGATCTTTTCAACGGCAAGGACCTGACCGGCTGGAAGCGGGTGAATGGCAGCGGCGAATACAGGATCGAGGACAGCCAGATCGTCGGCTTCGGCGAGAACGTGAAGTCGAACACCTTCCTGCGCACGGAGAAGACCTACAAGGACTTCGACTTCCGCTTTGAGATGAAATTCGACGATCTCACGGGGAACTCCGGGATGATGTTCCGCGGCCTGCAAAAGCCCGGCACCGACGGCCGCGTCTATGGCTACCAGTGCGAGCACGACCAGGACAAGAAGCGTGCCTGGACCGCCGGTCTCTACGACGAGGCCCGCCGCGCCTGGCTCGCTCCCTACCGGAACGACGACAAGAAGAAGACCTTCACCGAGGCGGAGTCAAAGGCCCAAGAGCAGGCCCGCAAGGACTTCACCACCCAAGGACAAAAGGTGATGAAGTGGGACGACTGGAACGAGATCCGCATCGTCTGCAAGGGCAAGCACATCCAGATCTGGCTGAATGGCGAGGAGCGCGTGAACTATACGGACGACGCCCCGGAATTCACCCCCGAAGGCTTCTTCGCCCTGCAGGTGCACAGCGGCAAATCCTGCAAGGTCCGCTGGCGGAATCTCCGCATCAAGGAACTCTGACCTGACATGACCCGCCCGCCGGAGCACGGCGGGCGTGGCCGGTGGCGGGCCTCAGCGTTCCTCGCCGCTCTCGATGATCTCGCGGAAGGCGTCTTCCAGCGATTGATTCCCGCCGGCGGCAGGAGTCGCGGTGGTCGAGGCGGTATCGAGCTGCTTTTGCAGGTCATCCTGCGGCTGGCGGCCGGTGCCGGACAGGCGGACGGTGGCCCACGAGTAGCCGCCATCGCGGCGCTTGAAGACGGCACGCATCGCCGCCGAGGCATTGTTCACCAGGCCATCCGGCAGGCCGACTTCCAGGGAGCCTTCCAGGACGCCCTGGGCATCGGCGGTGAGACTCCCGTCCAGGACCAGGCGATTCCGGGAAGCGAAGTGCAGGCGCTCCAAGCCGGCAACCGCTCCCGAGCGGACTAGCACGCCATTTGCCTCAAGGTCGAAGATGGGAGCCTGATACCAGGTCTCGCCCACTTCCTTCGCCAGCACGCCGAACATCGGCAGCTGCTTCCAGACGGAGTCCGAGGAGGCCGTGGCGCGGAAAGGGATGCGGAAGGAAACCAGCGTGGGCGAATCCGCATCGTAGGAAAAGATCCCGGCTTCACCATTCTCCGGGGTCTCGACTTCAGCGGAGAGCCATGGGCCGAAATTCGGGCCGAGCAGGCTGCCCAGTTGGAGGCGGCCGACGCGGATGGTCAGGTCGGACTTCTTGCCCCGCAGATCGAGCAGGGACTTGTCCGGATTGGTGATCTCGATGTTCCCGCCTCCAGTCTTCCCACTTGGAGTCATCCGGATGATGCCGACGCGCATACCTTCGGGGCTGAACTGGAGCGAGGCAAAATTCAGCGCGAAATCCCCCCAGCCCGGGGCATAGATCGATCCGCCGTCGAAGCGCAGGTTCGCCGTCGTCGCGGCAGTGTCCAGCACCTCCAGCGTGGCCTCCGTGCCACTGAGACGGGCGGCGGGCTTTGCCTCATCCCCCACCAGCACGGTGAATTGCGGGGCGCGGTAGCGGAACTGGAAAGGAATCTCGCCGCTGCGGGCGGGCATCGCGGGAGCCGGGCCGACAGGCTGGCGCAGCACGAGCGTGCCGCCCTGGCCACCGAGCATCTCGGTGCCCTTCCACAAGCCCCCGATCAGGGAAGGCACGGCCAATTCGCCCTGCACCCCTCTCACCGTCAGGCTCTGGATCAGCGAGGTCTCCGGCCAGCGGAGCTCCACGGCGGAGGCTCCCGCAGTCAGCGGAGTCACGCGGAGCTGGGAAATCTTCGGCTCGGCACCGGTCCACACCTTCACCCGCTCGGAGATCTTGTCATGATATCCGGGGGTATTCAGGTAGATGAGTGACCCGACCAGCGCGAGCCCGGATCCTGCGACGAGGGCTACAGCGGTGACCACCTGGGCCACGCGCATGCGCTTGTCGCTCTTTTCCTTCTCCTTCTTCGGCTGGTGGCTGCGGCGCTTGCGCTTCCGCATCTTGTAGACCTGGGTGCCGTCGTCCCGGGTCACCAGCTTGGCCTCGCCTTCACGTGAACCTTCACCCCCGCGCGTGCGGAGGCGGTCCATCATGTCGTCGATCGAGTAGTTCTCCGGCTCGGAATCGTTGGCAGGCATCGCAGATGAGATATCTCGGGGTGAAGGCAAATCCTTCACACGACCGGCCTGTCGTCAACGACTGCTGAAGGAACGGCCCGTGGCATCGACCACTTTCACCGTCACGAAGAACACGACAGCGGTCCGGACAGGCGCAGATGCCTCGGTGCGGAAGAAGCGTCCGGCGATCGGGATGTCCCCGAGCAGCGGCACCTTGTCCTCCACCTTCTGGACGCGCTCCTGGAGCATGCCGCCGATGACCAGCGTGGCACCATCGGCCACGGTGAGATTCGTCTCCGTTTTCATCACGGAGAAGACCGGCATGAGGATCTCATTCGGCGTCACCACCGTGGTGCTCGGATTGCCCAGGGCATCGACACCAGCCGAGGTGATCGGCGTGCCGTAGTTCACGAAGCCATTGAAATCCGTGACACTCGGCTTCAGCGCAACGTCCACGTAGTGGCGGTCCTCGCTGACCGTGGGCAGCACGTCGAGGATCACGCCCACCTTCTTCATGTCGAAGCTGGTCGGAGTGGCCGGAGTGACCGGGAAGCTCTGGGCGCTGGTACCGAGAAGGTCGCCCGTCTCGAAGTCGAGCGGCGGATTGTTGCCGCCGATGCTGTTCGGCAGTTCCGGGGGCTCGTACTCCGTCGGGTAGATGAATTCGCGGATGACCTCGATGGTCGATTGCTGTCCGCTGCGGGAGGTGGTGGACGGCGCGACGACCAGATCGACGTTTTTCTTCTGGTCGAGCCCACGCATCAGCATCGTGAGATTCGTGTCGTTCAGCGTGCCATTCGCCCACAGGAGGCCCGGCGCGCGGGCCTTGCCACGGGCGAAGCCCTGCTGCTGCTGCAGGATGAGCGAGTCGATGCCATCGATTCCGATCGCCTCGTCACCGCTGCGATTTCCCGCGGTAAGGCCGAGGCGCTCGGTCACACCGGCAGCCATAGCGATGTCCGAGAAATTCGCGGGATTGTAAGCACCGCCGGAGATGTGGCCCGCCGCGACACCTGGAGTCAGGCCGGTGCCGCCGAGCGAGAACTCGCCAAGCAACCAGTCGAAGCCGAGTTCCTTGAGGACCCGCTCCTCGGTCTTCAGCATGCGGACTTCCACGACCACCATCGCAGGCTCCTCGCCTGCCAGCGCGTGGGCGATCTGCTCGACCAGCGCGATATTCGCGGAGGTATTGCGGACCGTGAGCATGCTCTCGCCCGCATTGAAATTGGCGGAGGCTCCCTGCGGGAATTCCACACCCTGCTGCTTCAGGATTTCCTCCGCGCTCATGCGGCGGACCAGCAGGCCCTCGCCGGCATTGTTCTCGCCGAAGGGGTCGTTTTCCGGCGAAGCATTGCCCCCCACGGAGGCGGCACCGCTGGTGAGGAAGTCCGGCTGCACCCGGAAGCTCCGGGTGATCATGTCCGTCGTGTCCGCGCCGATCGGGCGGATGGCGATGGCATAGTCCTGTGGCACGGAGACCGTCTGCGTGATGCTGCAGACGTGCTTCACCACCTCGGACATCGGCACGTTCCTGAGCTGCAGGTTGAGCTTCGTGGCATTGATCTTGGCGGCGGCTTCGCCTGTGCCGAAATCGAGCACGAAATTGATGCCGCGCTTCGCCGGATCGAGCTCCAGGTTATCGAGCTCCACGGACCGGGCCCGCAGGAAATCGAAGGCTTCCAGTATGCTCACATCCACGAAGTCCACGGACGGGAGAATGATGCGCTCCAGCTTGTTCGAAAGCAGGATGGGGGCGTCCGCGGAGCCGCCACCGGGGATCAGGTCCTCGGGAGCCACGTCGCCGGGAGTCACGCGGAGCTGCCATGCCTCATCCACCTGGCCGAGCATGTCGGCGCGGGCGTGGTCATAGGCGGCGCGGGAGTAGTCGGCCTTGTTCTGGGCGACCTGCTCCATGCCGCGGCGGGCGGCCTTGTTGTAGGGATCCACGCGCAGGATCTCCTCATAGACACGGTGTGCCTGATCGTAGTCGCCGAGATTGTAAAAGCCCTCCGCCTTGTAAAGCAGCAGGCGGACTTCCTCGACGTCCTGAGTGAATTCCTTCGTCGCAGCCGGATTCGTGCGGATCGGATCCTCGAGTTGGGCACGCATTTCCAGCGCCATCGCGCTGTCCGGGGCCACGGACTCGGCGAGCACCTTGTCCACCGTCGCCTTCGCGCCGCTCACGTCGCCCTTGCGGCGCTGGAGTCGGGCCTGCTCCACGGACGCCTGGACCAGTCGCTCGGTCGTGGCTTTCCGCAGGGCTGCGGTGGCCGGGGCGTCGGGCAGGAGATCGCGGGCTCCCGCATAGGCAGCCACGGCGTCGGCCCACTTGCCGGCTTTGTAGGATTCGTCGCCCTTGCTGAGCAGTTCCTGT from Luteolibacter flavescens includes these protein-coding regions:
- a CDS encoding Amuc_1098 family type IV pilus outer membrane protein: MTTKLVSRAGLLAMAPATCLLLAQPVLAQSSSSMAQAELQRRANNATEAQELLSKGDESYKAGKWADAVAAYAGARDLLPDAPATAALRKATTERLVQASVEQARLQRRKGDVSGAKATVDKVLAESVAPDSAMALEMRAQLEDPIRTNPAATKEFTQDVEEVRLLLYKAEGFYNLGDYDQAHRVYEEILRVDPYNKAARRGMEQVAQNKADYSRAAYDHARADMLGQVDEAWQLRVTPGDVAPEDLIPGGGSADAPILLSNKLERIILPSVDFVDVSILEAFDFLRARSVELDNLELDPAKRGINFVLDFGTGEAAAKINATKLNLQLRNVPMSEVVKHVCSITQTVSVPQDYAIAIRPIGADTTDMITRSFRVQPDFLTSGAASVGGNASPENDPFGENNAGEGLLVRRMSAEEILKQQGVEFPQGASANFNAGESMLTVRNTSANIALVEQIAHALAGEEPAMVVVEVRMLKTEERVLKELGFDWLLGEFSLGGTGLTPGVAAGHISGGAYNPANFSDIAMAAGVTERLGLTAGNRSGDEAIGIDGIDSLILQQQQGFARGKARAPGLLWANGTLNDTNLTMLMRGLDQKKNVDLVVAPSTTSRSGQQSTIEVIREFIYPTEYEPPELPNSIGGNNPPLDFETGDLLGTSAQSFPVTPATPTSFDMKKVGVILDVLPTVSEDRHYVDVALKPSVTDFNGFVNYGTPITSAGVDALGNPSTTVVTPNEILMPVFSVMKTETNLTVADGATLVIGGMLQERVQKVEDKVPLLGDIPIAGRFFRTEASAPVRTAVVFFVTVKVVDATGRSFSSR
- a CDS encoding 3-keto-disaccharide hydrolase, whose translation is MKLTSLIASALLALPLCQAAEPGFTDLFNGKDLTGWKRVNGSGEYRIEDSQIVGFGENVKSNTFLRTEKTYKDFDFRFEMKFDDLTGNSGMMFRGLQKPGTDGRVYGYQCEHDQDKKRAWTAGLYDEARRAWLAPYRNDDKKKTFTEAESKAQEQARKDFTTQGQKVMKWDDWNEIRIVCKGKHIQIWLNGEERVNYTDDAPEFTPEGFFALQVHSGKSCKVRWRNLRIKEL
- a CDS encoding HNH endonuclease — translated: MAGHLDHPVLVLNRFWQPVHTCSVRRALKLLFLGHAQVVQTEGDERFRTHDLGSWIEHSSADLIDEVIHTVRLALRVPKIIVLALYEKLPRLEVRFTRRNVFLRDKHTCQYCAKVFSECDLNLDHVMPRDKGGRTTWENIVTSCIRCNTRKANKLTHEANMHPLRKPAAPRWRPMFGLRENPATHESWAHFIDPDPSSVRLSA